From Leopardus geoffroyi isolate Oge1 chromosome B4, O.geoffroyi_Oge1_pat1.0, whole genome shotgun sequence, a single genomic window includes:
- the LOC123591484 gene encoding SWI/SNF-related matrix-associated actin-dependent regulator of chromatin subfamily D member 2-like: protein MAVTCGGSPRTCLAQRRARAPPGGIWRHGQPKPAIVTISWHNESRVFMARMAAGGEQRRGGRPGAGVRPGGLRLCLSAASLSHPPWPAGPSALAGKPRSEEPPCRGAGGPGGASLSYPEAGPGCRLAWARGPFRPGSPAALAPGSLPGSGPLPRAPPGRPARFPRGSDMLRRGEHRPPTEVLSGASVS from the exons ATGGCGGTCACATGCGGAGGCAG TCCgcgcacctgcctggctcagcgGAGAGCACGGGCCCCCCCTGGAGGCATCTGGCGGCACGGCCAGCCCAAGCCCGCCATTGTGACTATTTCTTGGCACAACGAGAGCCGTGTGTTTATGGCGCGCATGGCCGCGGGGGGTGAGCAGCGGCGAGGAGGCCGTCCCGGGGCTGGCGTGAGGCCTGGGGGCCTGCGGCTCTGTCTGTCGGcggcctccctctcccacccaccatGGCCGGCCGGCCCCTCTGCTTTGGCCGGGAAGCCCAGGAGCGAGGAACCCCCGTGCAGGGGTGCCGGCGGCCCCGGAGGGGCTTCCCTCTCCTACCCCGAGGCAGGTCCGGGCTGCCGGCTGGCGTGGGCGCGGGGCCCTTTCCGGCCTGGCAGCCCAGCGGCCCTGGCACCAGGAAGTCTCCCGGGCTCTGGCCCCCTCCCACGGGCCCCTCCGGGCCGGCCTGCCAGGTTCCCCCGTGGCTCGGACATGCTCAGGCGCGGGGAGCACAGGCCGCCGACGGAGGTGCTAAGTGGGGCATCTGTGTCCTGA